A window of Onychostoma macrolepis isolate SWU-2019 chromosome 01, ASM1243209v1, whole genome shotgun sequence contains these coding sequences:
- the fnip2 gene encoding folliculin-interacting protein 2 isoform X2 produces the protein MPTLLQKLFSKRAVGSGSARDCSTAAEQCWASAEFDLAQIRLIVYQDCERRGRQVLFDSKAIHKLDTSEPTADETKTPPTRSGACHIGSQASEKDKPPTYQYTRPASDVNMLGEMMFGSVSMSYKGSTLKIHHIRSPPQLMVSKVFSTRFGSSTSGSTNTLQDSFESMSQAFPSHASSIGVCRVPSAPLLCLARSASFFAGLCGMLKPREHVLISHAHAHSNPVDMPSRGHSEDGDSGIARSASLSSLLATPLPSPGSSFSSGCASSYQRRWLRSQATSLQHGPMPRWNTEEMFSLSDESCSSNPATIRRKKIAISIIISLPEREEENHNFQEFFFSHFPLFESHMNKLKTAIERAMILCRRIAESSQRVQVYLCRVMEALGEFRMTVWNLYMAPRISEPVWLSMTSQSTERNLLCQRFLKEMSVLMDHGAKSQFLSALLTAVLTHHLAWVPTVMPSSLPPIKSACQKPASQTVDLLAKSHPYNPLWAQLGDLYGALGSPVRVCRTVVLGRRRELVQRVLYILSYFIRCSDLQEHVQPQGQMKNPDNPANPCSSQTTDPTPEKTLPPKPDPLKHTACVIEKALNPESVPGTSVEQNNETLLTDTKSTNPSSSLESSAVRPECTEMAQECFGEDTDSVGGGLEHILANQSPLLHRVQFHIGSPRETENEGQAGGLSGAGCGLDRKLHQRLLTDIQRNESSDSALGDSDEETSQRELYMATEQKEYELPLPSYQVESRASVNHFGRSLLGGYCPQYMPDFALHGISSDLRLKQCLMSDLEHTVLHPALDEPVAEALCIVADTDRLSVQVVTSQRRVCEGGRLGRDVMVSNLVHTLITSVRQLYALNIASDFCVMHLEDRLQELYFKSRSLAEYLRGQTRVHVKELGLALGIESSDIPLLAAVASTHSPYVAQILL, from the exons ACTGCCGATGAAACCAAAACTCCCCCCACCCGGAGTGGTGCTTGCCATATCGGCAGCCAAGCAAGCGAGAAAGACAAGCCTCCTACATATCAG TATACCAGACCGGCTTCAGACGTGAATATGCTTGGAGAAATGATGTTTGGCTCAGTTTCCATGAGTTATAAGGGCTCAACTCTTAAAATTCACCACATTCG GTCTCCACCACAGCTGatggtcagtaaggttttttctACCCGGTTTGGAAGCAGCACCTCTGGAAGTACAAATAC GCTGCAAGACAGTTTTGAGTCAATGAGCCAAGCGTTTCCTAGTCACGCCAGCAGCATAG GAGTCTGCCGTGTGCCTAGCGCTCCTCTGCTCTGCCTGGCTCGGAGCGCATCTTTCTTTGCAGGTCTGTGTGGAATGCTGAAGCCGCGTGAGCATGTGTTGATCTCACATGCACAcg CCCACAGTAATCCAGTGGACATGCCAAGCAGAGGACACAGTGAGGATGGAGACAGTGGCATCGCTCGATCGG CATCTCTGAGCAGTCTGTTGGCCACTCCCCTCCCATCACCTGGATCCTCCTTCAGTAGTGGCTGTGCCAGCAGTTATCAACGGCGATGGCTCCGTAGCCAGGCCACCAGTCTTCAGCATGGCCCCATGCCTCGCTG GAACACTGAAGAAATGTTCAGCTTGTCTGATGAGAGCTGCAGCTCCAACCCTGCGACGATCCGGAGGAAGAAGATTGCCATCAGCATCATCATCAGCCTACCAGAGAGAGAAGAGGAAAACCACAATTTTCAGGAGTTTTTCTTCTCCCACTTTCCTCTGTTTGAGTCTCACATGAACAAACTCAAGACTGCCATCGAGAGG GCAATGATTTTGTGCAGAAGGATAGCAGAGTCCAGTCAGCGAGTACAGGTCTATCTGTGTCGAGTGATGGAAGCACTGGGAGAATTCAG GATGACGGTGTGGAACCTGTACATGGCTCCCCGCATCAGCGAGCCAGTCTGGCTTTCCATGACATCCCAGAGTACCGAGCGAAACCTGCTGTGTCAGCGCTTCCTAAAGGAGATGAGTGTGCTGATGGACCATGGAGCCAAGAGCCA GTTTCTATCAGCTCTCCTTACTGCTGTTCTTACGCATCACTTAGCCTGGGTTCCTACGGTGATGCCCAGCAGCCTGCCACCAATCAAATCTGCCTGCCAGAAACCTGCCTCTCAGACAGTGGATCTTTTGGCAAAATCTCACCCATACAACCCACTGTGGGCTCAGTTAG GTGATCTGTATGGTGCTTTGGGCTCTCCAGTGAGAGTGTGTCGAACGGTGGTTTTGGGGCGCAGGAGGGAACTGGTGCAGCGAGTCTTGTATATTCTGTCCTACTTCATTCGCTGCTCAGATCTGCAGGAGCATGTGCAGCCACAAGGACAGATGAAGAATCCGGACAATCCAGCCAATCCCTGCAGCTCTCAAACCACTGATCCCACCCCTGAAAAAACACTTCCCCCTAAACCAGACCCATTAAAGCACACTGCATGTGTTATTGAAAAAGCACTGAACCCTGAATCTGTCCCAGGCACCTCTGTAGAACAAAATAATGAGACCCTTTTGACCGATACAAAATCAACCAATCCATCCTCCAGTCTGGAATCATCCGCTGTCAGGCCTGAATGTACAGAAATGGCACAGGAATGTTTTGGAGAAGACACTGACTCTGTTGGGGGTGGATTAGAGCACATTTTGGCTAATCAGAGTCCTCTTTTGCATCGGGTGCAGTTTCACATTGGCAGTCCCAGGGAGACGGAGAATGAAGGACAAGCTGGGGGTCTTAGCGGGGCGGGGTGTGGATTGGACAGAAAGTTACATCAAAGGCTTTTGACTGATATTCAGAGGAATGAGAGCTCAGATAGTGCTCTAGGTGACAGTGATGAAGAAACATCACAGCGAGAACTGTACATGGCTACTGAACAAAAGGAATATGAGTTACCACTACCAAG TTATCAGGTAGAGAGCCGAGCCAGTGTTAATCATTTTGGGCGTTCTTTGCTGGGTGGTTACTGTCCTCAGTACATGCCTGACTTTGCCTTGCATGGCATCAGTTCTGATCTCAGGCTCAAACAGTGCCTCATGTCTGACCTGGAACACACTGTTCTC CATCCAGCGCTGGATGAACCAGTGGCTGAGGCTCTTTGCATTGTGGCGGATACAGACCGGCTGAGTGTGCAGGTGGTGACGAGTCAAAGGCGCGTGTGTGAGGGTGGGCGGCTGGGCAGGGATGTGATGGTGTCCAACCTTGTACACACGCTCATCACATCAGTTCGGCAGCTGTATGCGCTCAACATCGCATCCGACTTT TGTGTGATGCACCTGGAAGACCGGTTACAGGAGTTGTATTTTAAAAGTCGATCCTTGGCAGAATATCTAAGAGGACAAACCAGGGTCCATGTAAAAGAACTGGGGCTGGCACTGGG GATTGAGTCCAGTGACATTCCGTTGCTTGCAGCAGTTGCCAGCACACACTCGCCCTACGTGGCCCAGATCCTTCTTTAA
- the fnip2 gene encoding folliculin-interacting protein 2 isoform X5: protein MSVCASMHTHTLCSVLGGISVKMKIKSRKKNNARWLFIPEDASWNSWASAEFDLAQIRLIVYQDCERRGRQVLFDSKAIHKLDTSEPTADETKTPPTRSGACHIGSQASEKDKPPTYQYTRPASDVNMLGEMMFGSVSMSYKGSTLKIHHIRSPPQLMVSKVFSTRFGSSTSGSTNTLQDSFESMSQAFPSHASSIAHSNPVDMPSRGHSEDGDSGIARSASLSSLLATPLPSPGSSFSSGCASSYQRRWLRSQATSLQHGPMPRWNTEEMFSLSDESCSSNPATIRRKKIAISIIISLPEREEENHNFQEFFFSHFPLFESHMNKLKTAIERAMILCRRIAESSQRVQVYLCRVMEALGEFRMTVWNLYMAPRISEPVWLSMTSQSTERNLLCQRFLKEMSVLMDHGAKSQFLSALLTAVLTHHLAWVPTVMPSSLPPIKSACQKPASQTVDLLAKSHPYNPLWAQLGDLYGALGSPVRVCRTVVLGRRRELVQRVLYILSYFIRCSDLQEHVQPQGQMKNPDNPANPCSSQTTDPTPEKTLPPKPDPLKHTACVIEKALNPESVPGTSVEQNNETLLTDTKSTNPSSSLESSAVRPECTEMAQECFGEDTDSVGGGLEHILANQSPLLHRVQFHIGSPRETENEGQAGGLSGAGCGLDRKLHQRLLTDIQRNESSDSALGDSDEETSQRELYMATEQKEYELPLPSYQVESRASVNHFGRSLLGGYCPQYMPDFALHGISSDLRLKQCLMSDLEHTVLHPALDEPVAEALCIVADTDRLSVQVVTSQRRVCEGGRLGRDVMVSNLVHTLITSVRQLYALNIASDFCVMHLEDRLQELYFKSRSLAEYLRGQTRVHVKELGLALGIESSDIPLLAAVASTHSPYVAQILL from the exons ACTGCCGATGAAACCAAAACTCCCCCCACCCGGAGTGGTGCTTGCCATATCGGCAGCCAAGCAAGCGAGAAAGACAAGCCTCCTACATATCAG TATACCAGACCGGCTTCAGACGTGAATATGCTTGGAGAAATGATGTTTGGCTCAGTTTCCATGAGTTATAAGGGCTCAACTCTTAAAATTCACCACATTCG GTCTCCACCACAGCTGatggtcagtaaggttttttctACCCGGTTTGGAAGCAGCACCTCTGGAAGTACAAATAC GCTGCAAGACAGTTTTGAGTCAATGAGCCAAGCGTTTCCTAGTCACGCCAGCAGCATAG CCCACAGTAATCCAGTGGACATGCCAAGCAGAGGACACAGTGAGGATGGAGACAGTGGCATCGCTCGATCGG CATCTCTGAGCAGTCTGTTGGCCACTCCCCTCCCATCACCTGGATCCTCCTTCAGTAGTGGCTGTGCCAGCAGTTATCAACGGCGATGGCTCCGTAGCCAGGCCACCAGTCTTCAGCATGGCCCCATGCCTCGCTG GAACACTGAAGAAATGTTCAGCTTGTCTGATGAGAGCTGCAGCTCCAACCCTGCGACGATCCGGAGGAAGAAGATTGCCATCAGCATCATCATCAGCCTACCAGAGAGAGAAGAGGAAAACCACAATTTTCAGGAGTTTTTCTTCTCCCACTTTCCTCTGTTTGAGTCTCACATGAACAAACTCAAGACTGCCATCGAGAGG GCAATGATTTTGTGCAGAAGGATAGCAGAGTCCAGTCAGCGAGTACAGGTCTATCTGTGTCGAGTGATGGAAGCACTGGGAGAATTCAG GATGACGGTGTGGAACCTGTACATGGCTCCCCGCATCAGCGAGCCAGTCTGGCTTTCCATGACATCCCAGAGTACCGAGCGAAACCTGCTGTGTCAGCGCTTCCTAAAGGAGATGAGTGTGCTGATGGACCATGGAGCCAAGAGCCA GTTTCTATCAGCTCTCCTTACTGCTGTTCTTACGCATCACTTAGCCTGGGTTCCTACGGTGATGCCCAGCAGCCTGCCACCAATCAAATCTGCCTGCCAGAAACCTGCCTCTCAGACAGTGGATCTTTTGGCAAAATCTCACCCATACAACCCACTGTGGGCTCAGTTAG GTGATCTGTATGGTGCTTTGGGCTCTCCAGTGAGAGTGTGTCGAACGGTGGTTTTGGGGCGCAGGAGGGAACTGGTGCAGCGAGTCTTGTATATTCTGTCCTACTTCATTCGCTGCTCAGATCTGCAGGAGCATGTGCAGCCACAAGGACAGATGAAGAATCCGGACAATCCAGCCAATCCCTGCAGCTCTCAAACCACTGATCCCACCCCTGAAAAAACACTTCCCCCTAAACCAGACCCATTAAAGCACACTGCATGTGTTATTGAAAAAGCACTGAACCCTGAATCTGTCCCAGGCACCTCTGTAGAACAAAATAATGAGACCCTTTTGACCGATACAAAATCAACCAATCCATCCTCCAGTCTGGAATCATCCGCTGTCAGGCCTGAATGTACAGAAATGGCACAGGAATGTTTTGGAGAAGACACTGACTCTGTTGGGGGTGGATTAGAGCACATTTTGGCTAATCAGAGTCCTCTTTTGCATCGGGTGCAGTTTCACATTGGCAGTCCCAGGGAGACGGAGAATGAAGGACAAGCTGGGGGTCTTAGCGGGGCGGGGTGTGGATTGGACAGAAAGTTACATCAAAGGCTTTTGACTGATATTCAGAGGAATGAGAGCTCAGATAGTGCTCTAGGTGACAGTGATGAAGAAACATCACAGCGAGAACTGTACATGGCTACTGAACAAAAGGAATATGAGTTACCACTACCAAG TTATCAGGTAGAGAGCCGAGCCAGTGTTAATCATTTTGGGCGTTCTTTGCTGGGTGGTTACTGTCCTCAGTACATGCCTGACTTTGCCTTGCATGGCATCAGTTCTGATCTCAGGCTCAAACAGTGCCTCATGTCTGACCTGGAACACACTGTTCTC CATCCAGCGCTGGATGAACCAGTGGCTGAGGCTCTTTGCATTGTGGCGGATACAGACCGGCTGAGTGTGCAGGTGGTGACGAGTCAAAGGCGCGTGTGTGAGGGTGGGCGGCTGGGCAGGGATGTGATGGTGTCCAACCTTGTACACACGCTCATCACATCAGTTCGGCAGCTGTATGCGCTCAACATCGCATCCGACTTT TGTGTGATGCACCTGGAAGACCGGTTACAGGAGTTGTATTTTAAAAGTCGATCCTTGGCAGAATATCTAAGAGGACAAACCAGGGTCCATGTAAAAGAACTGGGGCTGGCACTGGG GATTGAGTCCAGTGACATTCCGTTGCTTGCAGCAGTTGCCAGCACACACTCGCCCTACGTGGCCCAGATCCTTCTTTAA
- the fnip2 gene encoding folliculin-interacting protein 2 isoform X4 has protein sequence MMAEARAARVQRAKRFSRWASAEFDLAQIRLIVYQDCERRGRQVLFDSKAIHKLDTSEPTADETKTPPTRSGACHIGSQASEKDKPPTYQYTRPASDVNMLGEMMFGSVSMSYKGSTLKIHHIRSPPQLMVSKVFSTRFGSSTSGSTNTLQDSFESMSQAFPSHASSIGVCRVPSAPLLCLARSASFFAGLCGMLKPREHVLISHAHAHSNPVDMPSRGHSEDGDSGIARSASLSSLLATPLPSPGSSFSSGCASSYQRRWLRSQATSLQHGPMPRWNTEEMFSLSDESCSSNPATIRRKKIAISIIISLPEREEENHNFQEFFFSHFPLFESHMNKLKTAIERAMILCRRIAESSQRVQVYLCRVMEALGEFRMTVWNLYMAPRISEPVWLSMTSQSTERNLLCQRFLKEMSVLMDHGAKSQFLSALLTAVLTHHLAWVPTVMPSSLPPIKSACQKPASQTVDLLAKSHPYNPLWAQLGDLYGALGSPVRVCRTVVLGRRRELVQRVLYILSYFIRCSDLQEHVQPQGQMKNPDNPANPCSSQTTDPTPEKTLPPKPDPLKHTACVIEKALNPESVPGTSVEQNNETLLTDTKSTNPSSSLESSAVRPECTEMAQECFGEDTDSVGGGLEHILANQSPLLHRVQFHIGSPRETENEGQAGGLSGAGCGLDRKLHQRLLTDIQRNESSDSALGDSDEETSQRELYMATEQKEYELPLPSYQVESRASVNHFGRSLLGGYCPQYMPDFALHGISSDLRLKQCLMSDLEHTVLHPALDEPVAEALCIVADTDRLSVQVVTSQRRVCEGGRLGRDVMVSNLVHTLITSVRQLYALNIASDFCVMHLEDRLQELYFKSRSLAEYLRGQTRVHVKELGLALGIESSDIPLLAAVASTHSPYVAQILL, from the exons ACTGCCGATGAAACCAAAACTCCCCCCACCCGGAGTGGTGCTTGCCATATCGGCAGCCAAGCAAGCGAGAAAGACAAGCCTCCTACATATCAG TATACCAGACCGGCTTCAGACGTGAATATGCTTGGAGAAATGATGTTTGGCTCAGTTTCCATGAGTTATAAGGGCTCAACTCTTAAAATTCACCACATTCG GTCTCCACCACAGCTGatggtcagtaaggttttttctACCCGGTTTGGAAGCAGCACCTCTGGAAGTACAAATAC GCTGCAAGACAGTTTTGAGTCAATGAGCCAAGCGTTTCCTAGTCACGCCAGCAGCATAG GAGTCTGCCGTGTGCCTAGCGCTCCTCTGCTCTGCCTGGCTCGGAGCGCATCTTTCTTTGCAGGTCTGTGTGGAATGCTGAAGCCGCGTGAGCATGTGTTGATCTCACATGCACAcg CCCACAGTAATCCAGTGGACATGCCAAGCAGAGGACACAGTGAGGATGGAGACAGTGGCATCGCTCGATCGG CATCTCTGAGCAGTCTGTTGGCCACTCCCCTCCCATCACCTGGATCCTCCTTCAGTAGTGGCTGTGCCAGCAGTTATCAACGGCGATGGCTCCGTAGCCAGGCCACCAGTCTTCAGCATGGCCCCATGCCTCGCTG GAACACTGAAGAAATGTTCAGCTTGTCTGATGAGAGCTGCAGCTCCAACCCTGCGACGATCCGGAGGAAGAAGATTGCCATCAGCATCATCATCAGCCTACCAGAGAGAGAAGAGGAAAACCACAATTTTCAGGAGTTTTTCTTCTCCCACTTTCCTCTGTTTGAGTCTCACATGAACAAACTCAAGACTGCCATCGAGAGG GCAATGATTTTGTGCAGAAGGATAGCAGAGTCCAGTCAGCGAGTACAGGTCTATCTGTGTCGAGTGATGGAAGCACTGGGAGAATTCAG GATGACGGTGTGGAACCTGTACATGGCTCCCCGCATCAGCGAGCCAGTCTGGCTTTCCATGACATCCCAGAGTACCGAGCGAAACCTGCTGTGTCAGCGCTTCCTAAAGGAGATGAGTGTGCTGATGGACCATGGAGCCAAGAGCCA GTTTCTATCAGCTCTCCTTACTGCTGTTCTTACGCATCACTTAGCCTGGGTTCCTACGGTGATGCCCAGCAGCCTGCCACCAATCAAATCTGCCTGCCAGAAACCTGCCTCTCAGACAGTGGATCTTTTGGCAAAATCTCACCCATACAACCCACTGTGGGCTCAGTTAG GTGATCTGTATGGTGCTTTGGGCTCTCCAGTGAGAGTGTGTCGAACGGTGGTTTTGGGGCGCAGGAGGGAACTGGTGCAGCGAGTCTTGTATATTCTGTCCTACTTCATTCGCTGCTCAGATCTGCAGGAGCATGTGCAGCCACAAGGACAGATGAAGAATCCGGACAATCCAGCCAATCCCTGCAGCTCTCAAACCACTGATCCCACCCCTGAAAAAACACTTCCCCCTAAACCAGACCCATTAAAGCACACTGCATGTGTTATTGAAAAAGCACTGAACCCTGAATCTGTCCCAGGCACCTCTGTAGAACAAAATAATGAGACCCTTTTGACCGATACAAAATCAACCAATCCATCCTCCAGTCTGGAATCATCCGCTGTCAGGCCTGAATGTACAGAAATGGCACAGGAATGTTTTGGAGAAGACACTGACTCTGTTGGGGGTGGATTAGAGCACATTTTGGCTAATCAGAGTCCTCTTTTGCATCGGGTGCAGTTTCACATTGGCAGTCCCAGGGAGACGGAGAATGAAGGACAAGCTGGGGGTCTTAGCGGGGCGGGGTGTGGATTGGACAGAAAGTTACATCAAAGGCTTTTGACTGATATTCAGAGGAATGAGAGCTCAGATAGTGCTCTAGGTGACAGTGATGAAGAAACATCACAGCGAGAACTGTACATGGCTACTGAACAAAAGGAATATGAGTTACCACTACCAAG TTATCAGGTAGAGAGCCGAGCCAGTGTTAATCATTTTGGGCGTTCTTTGCTGGGTGGTTACTGTCCTCAGTACATGCCTGACTTTGCCTTGCATGGCATCAGTTCTGATCTCAGGCTCAAACAGTGCCTCATGTCTGACCTGGAACACACTGTTCTC CATCCAGCGCTGGATGAACCAGTGGCTGAGGCTCTTTGCATTGTGGCGGATACAGACCGGCTGAGTGTGCAGGTGGTGACGAGTCAAAGGCGCGTGTGTGAGGGTGGGCGGCTGGGCAGGGATGTGATGGTGTCCAACCTTGTACACACGCTCATCACATCAGTTCGGCAGCTGTATGCGCTCAACATCGCATCCGACTTT TGTGTGATGCACCTGGAAGACCGGTTACAGGAGTTGTATTTTAAAAGTCGATCCTTGGCAGAATATCTAAGAGGACAAACCAGGGTCCATGTAAAAGAACTGGGGCTGGCACTGGG GATTGAGTCCAGTGACATTCCGTTGCTTGCAGCAGTTGCCAGCACACACTCGCCCTACGTGGCCCAGATCCTTCTTTAA
- the fnip2 gene encoding folliculin-interacting protein 2 isoform X6, protein MPTLLQKLFSKRAVGSGSARDCSTAAEQCWASAEFDLAQIRLIVYQDCERRGRQVLFDSKAIHKLDTSEPTADETKTPPTRSGACHIGSQASEKDKPPTYQYTRPASDVNMLGEMMFGSVSMSYKGSTLKIHHIRSPPQLMVSKVFSTRFGSSTSGSTNTLQDSFESMSQAFPSHASSIGVCRVPSAPLLCLARSASFFAAHSNPVDMPSRGHSEDGDSGIARSASLSSLLATPLPSPGSSFSSGCASSYQRRWLRSQATSLQHGPMPRWNTEEMFSLSDESCSSNPATIRRKKIAISIIISLPEREEENHNFQEFFFSHFPLFESHMNKLKTAIERAMILCRRIAESSQRVQVYLCRVMEALGEFRMTVWNLYMAPRISEPVWLSMTSQSTERNLLCQRFLKEMSVLMDHGAKSQFLSALLTAVLTHHLAWVPTVMPSSLPPIKSACQKPASQTVDLLAKSHPYNPLWAQLGDLYGALGSPVRVCRTVVLGRRRELVQRVLYILSYFIRCSDLQEHVQPQGQMKNPDNPANPCSSQTTDPTPEKTLPPKPDPLKHTACVIEKALNPESVPGTSVEQNNETLLTDTKSTNPSSSLESSAVRPECTEMAQECFGEDTDSVGGGLEHILANQSPLLHRVQFHIGSPRETENEGQAGGLSGAGCGLDRKLHQRLLTDIQRNESSDSALGDSDEETSQRELYMATEQKEYELPLPSYQVESRASVNHFGRSLLGGYCPQYMPDFALHGISSDLRLKQCLMSDLEHTVLHPALDEPVAEALCIVADTDRLSVQVVTSQRRVCEGGRLGRDVMVSNLVHTLITSVRQLYALNIASDFCVMHLEDRLQELYFKSRSLAEYLRGQTRVHVKELGLALGIESSDIPLLAAVASTHSPYVAQILL, encoded by the exons ACTGCCGATGAAACCAAAACTCCCCCCACCCGGAGTGGTGCTTGCCATATCGGCAGCCAAGCAAGCGAGAAAGACAAGCCTCCTACATATCAG TATACCAGACCGGCTTCAGACGTGAATATGCTTGGAGAAATGATGTTTGGCTCAGTTTCCATGAGTTATAAGGGCTCAACTCTTAAAATTCACCACATTCG GTCTCCACCACAGCTGatggtcagtaaggttttttctACCCGGTTTGGAAGCAGCACCTCTGGAAGTACAAATAC GCTGCAAGACAGTTTTGAGTCAATGAGCCAAGCGTTTCCTAGTCACGCCAGCAGCATAG GAGTCTGCCGTGTGCCTAGCGCTCCTCTGCTCTGCCTGGCTCGGAGCGCATCTTTCTTTGCAG CCCACAGTAATCCAGTGGACATGCCAAGCAGAGGACACAGTGAGGATGGAGACAGTGGCATCGCTCGATCGG CATCTCTGAGCAGTCTGTTGGCCACTCCCCTCCCATCACCTGGATCCTCCTTCAGTAGTGGCTGTGCCAGCAGTTATCAACGGCGATGGCTCCGTAGCCAGGCCACCAGTCTTCAGCATGGCCCCATGCCTCGCTG GAACACTGAAGAAATGTTCAGCTTGTCTGATGAGAGCTGCAGCTCCAACCCTGCGACGATCCGGAGGAAGAAGATTGCCATCAGCATCATCATCAGCCTACCAGAGAGAGAAGAGGAAAACCACAATTTTCAGGAGTTTTTCTTCTCCCACTTTCCTCTGTTTGAGTCTCACATGAACAAACTCAAGACTGCCATCGAGAGG GCAATGATTTTGTGCAGAAGGATAGCAGAGTCCAGTCAGCGAGTACAGGTCTATCTGTGTCGAGTGATGGAAGCACTGGGAGAATTCAG GATGACGGTGTGGAACCTGTACATGGCTCCCCGCATCAGCGAGCCAGTCTGGCTTTCCATGACATCCCAGAGTACCGAGCGAAACCTGCTGTGTCAGCGCTTCCTAAAGGAGATGAGTGTGCTGATGGACCATGGAGCCAAGAGCCA GTTTCTATCAGCTCTCCTTACTGCTGTTCTTACGCATCACTTAGCCTGGGTTCCTACGGTGATGCCCAGCAGCCTGCCACCAATCAAATCTGCCTGCCAGAAACCTGCCTCTCAGACAGTGGATCTTTTGGCAAAATCTCACCCATACAACCCACTGTGGGCTCAGTTAG GTGATCTGTATGGTGCTTTGGGCTCTCCAGTGAGAGTGTGTCGAACGGTGGTTTTGGGGCGCAGGAGGGAACTGGTGCAGCGAGTCTTGTATATTCTGTCCTACTTCATTCGCTGCTCAGATCTGCAGGAGCATGTGCAGCCACAAGGACAGATGAAGAATCCGGACAATCCAGCCAATCCCTGCAGCTCTCAAACCACTGATCCCACCCCTGAAAAAACACTTCCCCCTAAACCAGACCCATTAAAGCACACTGCATGTGTTATTGAAAAAGCACTGAACCCTGAATCTGTCCCAGGCACCTCTGTAGAACAAAATAATGAGACCCTTTTGACCGATACAAAATCAACCAATCCATCCTCCAGTCTGGAATCATCCGCTGTCAGGCCTGAATGTACAGAAATGGCACAGGAATGTTTTGGAGAAGACACTGACTCTGTTGGGGGTGGATTAGAGCACATTTTGGCTAATCAGAGTCCTCTTTTGCATCGGGTGCAGTTTCACATTGGCAGTCCCAGGGAGACGGAGAATGAAGGACAAGCTGGGGGTCTTAGCGGGGCGGGGTGTGGATTGGACAGAAAGTTACATCAAAGGCTTTTGACTGATATTCAGAGGAATGAGAGCTCAGATAGTGCTCTAGGTGACAGTGATGAAGAAACATCACAGCGAGAACTGTACATGGCTACTGAACAAAAGGAATATGAGTTACCACTACCAAG TTATCAGGTAGAGAGCCGAGCCAGTGTTAATCATTTTGGGCGTTCTTTGCTGGGTGGTTACTGTCCTCAGTACATGCCTGACTTTGCCTTGCATGGCATCAGTTCTGATCTCAGGCTCAAACAGTGCCTCATGTCTGACCTGGAACACACTGTTCTC CATCCAGCGCTGGATGAACCAGTGGCTGAGGCTCTTTGCATTGTGGCGGATACAGACCGGCTGAGTGTGCAGGTGGTGACGAGTCAAAGGCGCGTGTGTGAGGGTGGGCGGCTGGGCAGGGATGTGATGGTGTCCAACCTTGTACACACGCTCATCACATCAGTTCGGCAGCTGTATGCGCTCAACATCGCATCCGACTTT TGTGTGATGCACCTGGAAGACCGGTTACAGGAGTTGTATTTTAAAAGTCGATCCTTGGCAGAATATCTAAGAGGACAAACCAGGGTCCATGTAAAAGAACTGGGGCTGGCACTGGG GATTGAGTCCAGTGACATTCCGTTGCTTGCAGCAGTTGCCAGCACACACTCGCCCTACGTGGCCCAGATCCTTCTTTAA